One genomic segment of Chitinophaga sancti includes these proteins:
- a CDS encoding beta-ketoacyl-ACP synthase III, whose translation MNKITAAITAVGGYVPDYVLSNKELEKLVDTTDEWIITRTGITERRILKGEGKGTSELCVPVALEICRKRGITPADIDLIIVATVTPDMVFPATANIVADKIGAKNAFGFDIAAACSGFLYALDTGARFIESGRYKKVMVIGADKMSSIIDYTDRTTCIIFGDGGAGVLLEANEEGYGLIDSVLKSDGHGREYLHMKAGGSAKPASIETVTNREHYVYQEGKMVFKYAVANMADAAAEIMDRNNLTSNDIAWLVPHQANKRIIDATAHRMGLPEEKVMMNIQRYGNTTAGTLPLCLWDYEKQLKKGDNLVLAAFGGGFTWGATYLKWAYDTK comes from the coding sequence ATGAACAAAATAACGGCCGCTATTACTGCGGTAGGTGGGTATGTACCGGATTACGTTCTCTCTAACAAAGAGCTGGAGAAGCTGGTTGATACTACTGATGAATGGATCATCACCCGTACAGGAATTACAGAAAGAAGAATTCTGAAAGGCGAGGGGAAAGGAACTTCTGAGTTATGCGTACCTGTAGCGCTGGAAATATGCCGTAAAAGGGGGATCACACCTGCTGATATTGACCTCATTATTGTTGCTACTGTCACTCCCGACATGGTATTCCCTGCCACAGCGAATATCGTAGCCGACAAGATCGGTGCAAAGAATGCCTTCGGGTTCGACATCGCTGCAGCCTGCTCCGGTTTCCTCTATGCACTGGATACAGGTGCCCGTTTCATAGAAAGTGGACGTTATAAGAAAGTAATGGTGATCGGTGCTGACAAAATGAGTTCCATCATTGACTATACTGACCGTACTACCTGCATCATCTTTGGTGATGGCGGCGCTGGTGTGCTGCTGGAAGCTAACGAAGAAGGTTATGGCCTGATAGACAGCGTGCTGAAAAGCGATGGCCATGGCCGTGAATACCTGCACATGAAAGCAGGTGGTTCTGCTAAGCCTGCTTCTATCGAAACCGTTACTAACCGCGAACACTATGTGTACCAGGAAGGTAAAATGGTATTCAAATATGCTGTAGCCAACATGGCAGACGCTGCTGCTGAAATCATGGATCGTAATAACCTGACCTCCAATGATATTGCATGGCTGGTACCGCACCAGGCCAATAAGCGCATCATCGATGCTACTGCTCACCGCATGGGTTTGCCAGAAGAAAAAGTGATGATGAATATTCAGCGTTATGGTAATACTACCGCAGGTACGTTGCCACTATGTCTCTGGGACTATGAGAAACAACTGAAGAAAGGAGATAACCTCGTATTAGCTGCATTTGGTGGTGGATTCACCTGGGGTGCAACCTATCTGAAGTGGGCGTACGATACTAAATAA
- a CDS encoding tetratricopeptide repeat-containing sensor histidine kinase, whose product MAVGLLVRCEVSFGQIQQLKNALPVTKDSVVYSRILIALAQKYQNRQLDTCFQYLTMARGVTKRIGFKWGEAEVYRGLGGYYSYRDNSYLSFRFYLDALKLYKELKDSTGMTLVNIKLGVYQHYQGQHKEAEDYIKQALNMAMRMRNDSVMSAVMANYFFIYHKDTPHMALASQYLANAYQLAMKGDHTRMIIYTGLLQADEIYDKGDTALAVSKVQDLVRAALKKGFLYHALYGYAQLADYSIQRHSADSMIYQKEVIRLGLEGGYREIVLPVVAKFYRYYELRHQTAAANYYADLMADITELYEQSRSQGEQDYMDYYLQEKQLRQLQLQHDFQQQQLDRKSLEARSRYLVIVCLIVLLVLLVLLLLDINRSHRSSRRNADRLREMNKQISEKNALLRTHDDFKNKLISLIAHDFRSPLIQIIEITAYLQQGAFSLQEAAALFRRLENNADNTLQIFENILRWIRTQLSGFVYQPLPCTPADLIQQAMGAMKEEMLEKQLQVVVQVPADIQVLADKEMLQFVHRNLLHNAIKFSPARGTIAVTATTRNGWVTVSIADEGKGIAAEMLDRIFEYRPEKKGTQPSRGGAGLALIICKDFMDKMGGTIEAENRSDKGSTFSYTLPC is encoded by the coding sequence GTGGCTGTCGGACTCCTTGTCCGCTGTGAAGTGTCTTTTGGCCAGATACAGCAACTAAAAAATGCCTTGCCTGTCACCAAAGACAGTGTCGTTTATTCCCGCATATTAATCGCACTTGCACAGAAATACCAGAATCGCCAGCTGGATACCTGCTTTCAATACCTGACCATGGCCAGAGGCGTAACCAAGCGCATTGGCTTTAAGTGGGGAGAAGCTGAAGTATACAGGGGATTGGGAGGATATTATTCCTATCGTGACAATAGTTATCTCTCTTTTCGTTTTTACCTGGATGCATTAAAACTTTACAAAGAACTGAAAGATAGCACTGGTATGACCCTCGTAAATATTAAACTTGGGGTGTACCAGCATTATCAGGGCCAGCATAAAGAAGCCGAAGATTATATCAAACAGGCGCTGAACATGGCCATGCGCATGCGTAATGATAGTGTGATGTCTGCAGTAATGGCGAATTACTTTTTCATTTATCACAAGGATACACCACATATGGCACTGGCCAGTCAATACCTGGCCAATGCTTATCAGCTGGCTATGAAAGGTGATCATACCCGTATGATCATTTATACTGGCTTGCTTCAGGCTGATGAAATTTATGATAAAGGAGATACTGCATTAGCCGTGTCTAAAGTACAGGACCTGGTGCGGGCAGCATTGAAAAAAGGATTTCTTTATCATGCGCTCTATGGTTATGCACAGTTAGCAGATTACAGTATTCAACGACATAGTGCAGACTCCATGATCTATCAGAAAGAAGTGATCAGGCTGGGGCTGGAAGGGGGTTACAGGGAAATAGTATTGCCGGTGGTAGCAAAGTTTTATCGCTATTATGAACTGCGGCATCAGACAGCAGCAGCAAATTATTATGCGGATCTGATGGCTGATATTACAGAGCTATATGAACAAAGCCGCTCGCAGGGTGAACAGGATTACATGGATTATTACCTGCAGGAAAAACAACTTCGACAACTACAATTGCAACACGATTTTCAGCAGCAACAACTGGATAGAAAATCGCTGGAAGCAAGGAGTCGGTATCTCGTTATTGTTTGTTTGATCGTATTGTTAGTGCTGCTGGTTTTGTTGCTGCTGGATATCAACCGCTCTCATCGCAGCTCCCGCAGGAATGCAGATCGTCTGCGGGAAATGAATAAACAGATCAGTGAAAAAAATGCACTGTTACGTACCCATGATGATTTCAAGAATAAACTGATCTCTCTCATTGCACATGATTTTCGTTCTCCATTGATTCAGATTATTGAAATTACTGCTTATCTGCAACAAGGCGCTTTCTCCCTACAGGAAGCTGCTGCGTTGTTCAGGCGATTGGAAAATAATGCAGACAATACCTTGCAGATCTTTGAGAATATTCTTCGCTGGATCCGGACACAGCTCAGTGGTTTTGTGTATCAGCCATTGCCCTGTACACCAGCTGATCTGATCCAACAAGCGATGGGTGCTATGAAAGAAGAAATGCTGGAAAAGCAGTTGCAGGTGGTAGTACAGGTACCTGCCGATATACAGGTACTGGCAGATAAAGAGATGTTGCAGTTTGTACATCGAAACTTGTTGCACAATGCGATTAAATTTAGTCCGGCAAGAGGTACAATTGCCGTTACTGCTACTACCCGTAACGGTTGGGTGACAGTAAGCATCGCCGATGAGGGGAAAGGAATTGCAGCAGAAATGCTGGATCGGATATTTGAATACCGCCCTGAAAAGAAAGGAACGCAACCATCCAGGGGAGGTGCTGGATTAGCACTGATCATCTGCAAGGATTTTATGGATAAAATGGGTGGAACGATCGAAGCAGAAAACCGCTCGGATAAAGGAAGTACATTTTCATATACATTACCGTGTTAA
- a CDS encoding NUDIX hydrolase → MSAQSFYANVPQHLVAVDCIIFGFENGRLKLLIMQRKVDPMQGDWSLMGGFLQNDESVDDAAARVLKQTTGLENIYMDQLGCYGDVGRDSGARVISMAYYALIRITEQEHVPSQTYSAHWLELHQIPNLIFDHRQMIADAMKKLRDNAHFHPIGFELLPEKFTLSQLRSLYEEIFQHELDKRNFRKKILSMNILEKLEEKDKTTSKKGAHLYRFDKLKYEELKTRGLVFEI, encoded by the coding sequence ATGAGTGCACAATCATTTTATGCAAATGTTCCTCAGCACCTGGTAGCAGTAGACTGTATAATCTTTGGATTTGAAAATGGAAGGCTGAAATTACTGATCATGCAGCGAAAAGTAGATCCCATGCAGGGAGACTGGTCACTGATGGGAGGTTTTCTTCAGAATGATGAAAGTGTAGATGATGCTGCTGCCCGCGTATTGAAACAAACCACGGGATTGGAAAATATTTACATGGATCAATTAGGGTGTTATGGAGATGTAGGGCGCGATTCAGGTGCAAGAGTGATCTCGATGGCTTACTATGCGTTGATTCGCATTACAGAGCAGGAGCATGTTCCTTCACAGACCTATAGTGCGCACTGGCTGGAACTGCATCAAATTCCTAACCTGATCTTTGACCACAGGCAAATGATCGCCGATGCCATGAAAAAACTGCGTGACAATGCGCACTTTCATCCCATCGGTTTTGAACTGCTGCCGGAGAAATTTACTTTGTCACAGCTACGCAGCTTGTATGAAGAGATCTTTCAGCATGAGCTGGACAAACGCAACTTCAGGAAGAAAATCCTCTCCATGAATATATTGGAAAAACTGGAAGAAAAGGACAAAACCACCTCCAAGAAAGGTGCACACCTATACCGGTTTGATAAACTGAAATACGAAGAACTAAAAACGAGAGGACTGGTATTTGAAATCTAA
- a CDS encoding DinB family protein yields MKEVVLNLAGYHLWANQRLVLVLKKLTEAQLDQEVVSSFPSIRQTVYHVWDAESVWKQRIELVEQTQKPAPKFQGTFEAACEEWLTVSRQLLEMVQQINPVKLPHTVAYYNSQKQYGKLTVIEILMHVFNHATYHRGQLVTLLRQVGVTKIPGTDYSEYAKK; encoded by the coding sequence TTGAAGGAAGTCGTACTCAATCTGGCTGGTTATCACCTTTGGGCTAATCAGCGCCTGGTGCTGGTACTGAAAAAGCTAACGGAAGCGCAGCTGGATCAGGAAGTTGTGAGTAGTTTTCCCAGCATACGCCAGACGGTGTATCATGTGTGGGATGCGGAAAGTGTGTGGAAGCAACGCATAGAATTAGTGGAGCAGACGCAGAAGCCGGCACCTAAGTTTCAGGGTACATTCGAGGCGGCTTGTGAGGAGTGGCTTACTGTATCCCGGCAATTGCTGGAAATGGTGCAGCAGATCAACCCCGTAAAATTACCCCATACGGTAGCTTATTACAATAGCCAGAAACAATATGGTAAATTAACCGTTATAGAAATACTGATGCACGTTTTCAATCATGCTACTTATCACCGGGGCCAGTTGGTCACACTATTACGACAGGTCGGTGTGACGAAGATTCCGGGTACTGATTATAGCGAATACGCGAAGAAATAG
- a CDS encoding GNAT family N-acetyltransferase, with the protein MTPITIRNVRIEDCPRLLELIRELAEYEKAAHEVTVTLEQFTDAGFGKSPVWKAFAAVDGNLIIGFALYYIRYSTWKGCRMYLEDLLVTESYRGKGIGKMLFDKLLEEARAQNYNGMVWQVLEWNEPAINFYKKYDASFDPEWWNASISF; encoded by the coding sequence ATGACACCCATTACCATCAGGAACGTACGAATAGAGGATTGCCCACGCTTATTGGAACTGATCAGGGAACTGGCGGAATACGAGAAAGCAGCACATGAAGTGACCGTAACACTAGAACAGTTCACTGATGCCGGATTTGGCAAAAGCCCTGTCTGGAAAGCTTTTGCAGCTGTAGACGGAAATCTGATCATCGGGTTTGCCCTCTACTACATCCGCTATTCTACCTGGAAAGGTTGTCGTATGTACCTGGAAGACCTGCTGGTAACAGAAAGCTATAGGGGCAAGGGGATTGGTAAAATGCTGTTTGACAAGCTGTTGGAAGAAGCAAGGGCGCAAAATTACAACGGCATGGTTTGGCAGGTACTGGAATGGAATGAACCGGCTATTAATTTTTATAAAAAATACGATGCCAGCTTCGATCCTGAGTGGTGGAATGCCAGCATCAGTTTCTAA
- a CDS encoding GNAT family N-acetyltransferase: MLYRFHHLRGIATRQLCQVFNEAFSDYVIPMQLTVSLLQQKMAGESIQLDCSAGAFQGDDLYGFILHGRDESRPEVLYNGGTGVIPLARGQHLVQELYEYFIPKYQEQGVKEILLEVIGSNKKAIKAYENAGFEQQRNFLCFKGEIPLKKKETKGIIIQKSVLPSEVLLAPFADQVPSWSNSIASVRREQQHTTTWVAIFENEIVGYISVYLASRRIRQIGVRKDMRRKGIGTALMQQAAEALGNPFSLINVDEKNETFIKFLETIGMSQILTQHEMKLSL; this comes from the coding sequence ATGCTTTATAGATTCCACCACCTGCGCGGTATTGCTACCAGGCAACTTTGCCAGGTGTTTAATGAAGCCTTTAGTGATTATGTCATTCCTATGCAACTGACGGTTTCGTTGTTGCAGCAGAAAATGGCAGGAGAAAGTATACAGCTGGATTGCTCGGCAGGTGCTTTTCAGGGGGATGATTTGTATGGGTTTATATTGCATGGGAGGGATGAAAGCCGTCCGGAAGTGTTGTACAATGGAGGCACAGGTGTGATCCCGCTGGCCCGTGGGCAGCATTTGGTACAGGAATTATATGAATATTTTATACCAAAATACCAGGAGCAGGGGGTGAAGGAGATCTTGCTGGAAGTGATAGGCAGTAATAAGAAAGCGATTAAAGCTTATGAAAATGCGGGATTTGAGCAGCAAAGGAATTTCTTGTGTTTTAAAGGAGAAATTCCGCTAAAAAAGAAAGAAACTAAAGGGATTATTATTCAAAAAAGCGTTTTGCCTTCGGAGGTCTTACTCGCTCCTTTTGCTGATCAGGTACCCAGCTGGTCGAATAGTATAGCGAGTGTAAGGAGGGAGCAACAACATACTACTACGTGGGTAGCAATTTTTGAAAATGAAATAGTAGGGTATATCAGTGTATATCTTGCCAGCAGGCGGATAAGACAGATAGGAGTGCGAAAGGATATGCGGCGAAAAGGGATCGGAACGGCCTTAATGCAACAGGCTGCAGAGGCATTAGGAAACCCTTTTAGTCTTATTAATGTGGATGAAAAAAACGAAACTTTTATAAAATTCCTGGAAACTATCGGCATGTCTCAAATCCTTACCCAACACGAAATGAAACTCTCTTTATAA
- the fabD gene encoding ACP S-malonyltransferase, with protein sequence MKQAYVFPGQGAQFPGMGKNLYDTNPTAKDLFEKANEILGFRISDVMFTGTDEDLKQTRVTQLAVFLHSVIAFLCRAEGAKPDMVAGHSLGEFSSLVANGALTFEDALKLVYIRATAMQKACEQNPSTMAAVLGLEDAKVEEICKAVSDETGEVVVAANYNCPGQLVISGSLKGIEVACERMKAAGAKRALVLPVGGAFHSPLMAPAKEELKAAIEKTTFNTPNCPVYQNVVAKAVSNPAEIKQNLIDQLTGAVKWTQSVQAMVADGATNFTEAGPGKVLQGLIQKIHKEAVVNGIN encoded by the coding sequence ATGAAACAAGCTTACGTATTTCCCGGTCAGGGCGCTCAGTTCCCGGGTATGGGTAAAAACCTGTATGACACCAATCCAACTGCAAAAGATTTATTTGAGAAGGCGAACGAGATCCTCGGCTTTCGTATATCAGATGTAATGTTTACAGGTACTGACGAGGACCTGAAGCAAACCCGTGTTACACAACTGGCTGTATTCCTGCACAGTGTGATTGCATTTCTGTGTAGAGCAGAAGGTGCGAAGCCTGATATGGTGGCTGGTCACTCGCTGGGTGAGTTTTCATCGCTGGTAGCGAATGGTGCACTTACTTTTGAAGATGCGCTGAAACTGGTTTACATCAGGGCCACTGCTATGCAGAAGGCGTGTGAACAGAATCCTTCTACAATGGCGGCGGTATTGGGTCTGGAAGATGCGAAGGTGGAAGAAATTTGTAAAGCGGTGAGTGATGAAACCGGTGAGGTGGTAGTAGCGGCTAACTATAATTGTCCTGGTCAGCTGGTGATTTCCGGTTCACTGAAGGGGATTGAAGTGGCTTGTGAAAGAATGAAGGCAGCAGGTGCAAAGCGTGCACTGGTATTGCCTGTAGGTGGAGCTTTTCATAGTCCGCTGATGGCGCCGGCTAAGGAAGAGCTGAAGGCAGCGATAGAGAAGACGACATTTAATACGCCTAATTGTCCTGTGTACCAGAATGTGGTAGCGAAGGCAGTGAGTAATCCGGCAGAGATCAAGCAGAATTTGATTGATCAGTTGACAGGAGCAGTAAAGTGGACGCAGTCAGTGCAGGCGATGGTGGCGGATGGAGCGACTAATTTTACAGAGGCAGGGCCTGGGAAGGTGCTGCAGGGGTTGATCCAGAAGATTCATAAAGAGGCTGTAGTAAATGGAATTAATTAA
- the folE gene encoding GTP cyclohydrolase I FolE — MAYKKVESYDEKVTADLIGHYKNSISLLGEDVEREGLQKTPERVAKAMQYLTTGYQQDAREILNSAKFTESYSEMVIVKDIELYSLCEHHMLPFFGKAHIAYIPNGYITGLSKLARVVDVYARRLQVQERMTHQILDAIQDTLQPMGVAVVIEAQHLCMMMRGVQKQNSVTTTSAFSGQFEDGRTRSEFMRLLGQSI, encoded by the coding sequence ATGGCTTACAAGAAGGTTGAATCTTACGATGAGAAGGTAACTGCCGATCTTATCGGGCATTACAAAAATAGTATTTCCCTGTTGGGGGAGGATGTGGAAAGAGAAGGATTGCAAAAGACACCGGAAAGGGTAGCAAAAGCAATGCAATACCTGACTACAGGTTATCAGCAGGATGCCAGAGAGATATTGAATAGCGCCAAATTCACAGAGTCATATAGTGAGATGGTCATTGTGAAAGATATCGAATTGTATTCCCTGTGTGAACACCATATGTTGCCTTTCTTTGGTAAGGCGCACATCGCTTATATCCCTAACGGGTATATTACCGGTCTGAGCAAACTGGCCAGGGTGGTAGATGTGTATGCCAGAAGACTACAGGTACAGGAGCGCATGACACACCAGATCCTGGATGCTATTCAGGATACGTTGCAACCTATGGGGGTGGCTGTGGTAATAGAGGCACAGCACCTGTGTATGATGATGAGAGGGGTGCAGAAGCAGAATTCGGTGACGACCACTTCCGCCTTTTCCGGGCAGTTTGAAGATGGCAGAACAAGAAGCGAGTTCATGCGGCTGCTTGGTCAGAGTATTTAA
- a CDS encoding 6-pyruvoyl trahydropterin synthase family protein: MIYLTRVENFNAAHKLSNPAWSKEKNKEVFGKCANENWHGHNYELHVTVKGNPDPETGFVFNAKTLSNLIEEYVVEKVDHRNLNMDVDFMAGKFTSAENLAIGIWEQLTPHLPEGVQLHCIKLYETPRIYVEYYGG, from the coding sequence ATGATCTATTTAACGCGTGTGGAGAACTTCAATGCGGCGCACAAATTATCAAATCCCGCCTGGAGTAAGGAAAAAAATAAAGAAGTGTTTGGAAAGTGTGCTAACGAGAATTGGCATGGTCATAATTATGAATTGCACGTTACGGTAAAAGGCAATCCTGATCCTGAAACAGGGTTTGTTTTTAATGCCAAAACACTGAGTAATTTAATCGAAGAATATGTGGTGGAAAAAGTAGACCACCGCAACCTCAATATGGATGTAGATTTCATGGCTGGTAAGTTCACCTCTGCGGAGAACCTGGCTATCGGGATCTGGGAGCAGCTGACTCCGCACCTGCCGGAAGGCGTGCAGCTCCACTGCATCAAGTTGTACGAAACACCCCGTATCTATGTAGAATATTACGGAGGGTAG
- the mqnB gene encoding futalosine hydrolase, producing the protein MKDKPISGHIRPVGRYSFYSDICTMKILVIAATPFEIKPFSDYLSGHHHPATQITTLVHGIGMMHTAYHLGRHLSGTRPDLVIQAGIAGCFDHSWEMGKTVIIKREQFGDLGVEDDQAFKDLFETNLWQPDQPPFTNKQLVNLFEGVPHLPLLEQVSGVTINTVSGSERTRQKLVDKYNPAVESMEGAAFHYACLLEKIPFFQLRSISNYVEVRDKSKWKIPLAIQQLNETLITYIEHLRQIH; encoded by the coding sequence TTGAAGGACAAGCCAATCAGTGGGCACATAAGGCCGGTAGGTCGCTATTCATTTTATTCCGATATTTGCACCATGAAAATTCTGGTCATTGCTGCCACACCATTCGAGATCAAGCCATTCTCCGACTACCTGTCAGGTCATCATCACCCTGCTACCCAAATCACGACACTCGTTCACGGCATCGGCATGATGCATACTGCCTACCACCTGGGCCGTCACCTGTCCGGTACCCGTCCCGACCTCGTTATACAGGCAGGTATTGCCGGCTGTTTTGATCATAGCTGGGAAATGGGCAAAACCGTGATCATAAAAAGAGAGCAATTCGGCGACCTCGGTGTGGAAGACGACCAGGCCTTCAAAGACCTGTTTGAAACCAACCTATGGCAACCTGATCAACCACCGTTTACTAACAAACAACTGGTGAATCTGTTCGAAGGCGTACCACATTTACCCCTACTCGAACAGGTAAGTGGCGTAACCATCAATACCGTAAGTGGTAGCGAACGTACCCGCCAAAAACTGGTAGACAAATATAACCCCGCCGTGGAGAGCATGGAAGGCGCTGCCTTTCATTACGCCTGCCTGTTGGAAAAAATCCCTTTCTTCCAGCTCCGCAGCATTTCCAACTACGTGGAAGTACGCGATAAGTCCAAATGGAAAATCCCTTTGGCCATCCAACAACTCAACGAAACATTGATCACATATATTGAACATCTGAGACAGATACACTAG
- a CDS encoding 1,4-dihydroxy-6-naphthoate synthase, producing MELTLGFSPCPNDTFIFDAMVNNKIDTKGLQFNTRLEDVETLNKWALEGKLDITKLSYGVLPKVLHQYELLNSGSALGRGCGPLLIAKKPIDKENIKDCKIAIPGINTTANLLFSTAFPEAQNKEILVFSDIENAVLDGRVDAGVIIHENRFTYQQRGLVKIIDLGEYWESTTGSPIPLGGIVIRKSLPAELKQQVDQLIHDSLQESFKHYPILSPFVTSHAQEMEESVMRQHIELYVNDFSLDLGEAGRAAVDRLMAAAL from the coding sequence ATGGAATTAACACTCGGATTTTCCCCATGTCCCAACGATACTTTCATCTTTGATGCCATGGTGAATAACAAGATCGACACGAAAGGCTTACAATTCAACACCCGCCTCGAAGATGTGGAAACACTGAACAAATGGGCGCTGGAAGGAAAACTGGATATTACTAAACTAAGCTATGGGGTCCTTCCTAAAGTACTACATCAATACGAGCTGCTCAACAGTGGCTCTGCCCTGGGTAGAGGTTGTGGCCCGCTCCTGATCGCGAAAAAACCGATCGATAAAGAAAATATCAAAGATTGCAAAATTGCTATTCCAGGTATTAATACCACGGCTAACCTACTCTTCTCCACTGCATTTCCCGAAGCTCAAAACAAGGAAATCCTGGTTTTCTCCGACATTGAAAACGCCGTATTAGATGGTCGTGTAGATGCAGGTGTGATCATTCACGAAAATAGATTCACTTATCAACAAAGAGGACTGGTCAAAATCATTGACCTGGGTGAATACTGGGAAAGCACCACCGGCAGCCCGATTCCATTAGGAGGTATCGTGATCCGCAAGTCACTGCCTGCTGAACTGAAGCAACAGGTAGACCAGCTGATTCATGATAGCCTGCAGGAATCATTCAAACACTATCCTATCCTTTCTCCTTTCGTGACATCTCACGCACAGGAAATGGAAGAAAGTGTAATGCGCCAACATATAGAACTTTATGTAAATGACTTCTCCCTCGACCTGGGCGAAGCCGGCAGAGCCGCCGTAGACCGACTCATGGCAGCCGCTTTATAA
- a CDS encoding deoxyribodipyrimidine photo-lyase, producing the protein MPSTVTLCWLRRDLRLLDHAALYHALKSEHPVVPVFVFDTVILNNLEDKHDRRVTFIRDTLEEMQEQLAKLGSSLDVFYGTPEEAFEHYTTHYDVQTVYANIDYEPYARERDKAIGKLLKGKGIEFKLYKDQVIFDRDEVLKDNGEPYTIYTPYSKKWRAKLNDFYLKAYPVEKYFDNFYKQKSMRIPSLRTMGLLAGERDFPGVKVKDSLIENYDKTRDIPGIHGTTHFGLHLRFGTVSVRELAERANHLNQTFLGELIWRDFFSMILWHYPQVVHQAFRKEYDKIKWRNNEAEFKKWCDGETGYPIVDAGMRELNTTGFMHNRVRMITASFLSKHLLIDWRWGEAYFAAKLLDYDLAANNGNWQWAAGCGCDAAPYFRVFNPSLQTERFDPDLKYVRKWVPELDELTYPTPMVIHEEARKRALEVYKKAVAKS; encoded by the coding sequence ATGCCCTCCACCGTTACTTTGTGTTGGTTACGCCGTGATTTGCGATTGCTGGATCATGCTGCGTTATACCATGCCTTAAAATCAGAACATCCTGTCGTACCTGTATTTGTATTTGACACTGTCATTCTGAATAATCTTGAAGATAAACATGACCGTAGGGTTACTTTTATCCGTGATACCCTGGAAGAGATGCAGGAACAACTAGCAAAACTGGGTAGCAGCCTGGATGTATTTTATGGTACTCCTGAGGAAGCCTTTGAGCATTACACGACTCATTATGATGTGCAGACGGTGTATGCCAATATCGATTATGAACCTTATGCGCGTGAGCGGGATAAGGCCATCGGAAAGCTTTTGAAAGGAAAGGGAATTGAATTTAAATTGTACAAAGATCAGGTGATCTTTGACAGGGATGAAGTGCTGAAAGATAACGGGGAACCGTATACTATTTACACGCCTTACAGTAAAAAATGGAGAGCGAAGCTGAATGATTTTTATCTGAAAGCGTATCCTGTGGAAAAGTACTTCGACAATTTCTACAAACAAAAAAGCATGCGTATCCCTTCTTTGCGAACGATGGGTTTACTGGCCGGTGAGCGGGATTTTCCTGGTGTAAAAGTAAAGGATAGCCTGATTGAAAATTATGATAAAACCAGGGATATACCAGGTATACATGGCACTACACATTTCGGATTACACCTGCGTTTTGGTACAGTCAGTGTAAGAGAACTGGCAGAGCGTGCGAATCATTTAAATCAAACTTTTTTAGGAGAGTTGATATGGAGAGATTTCTTCTCCATGATATTGTGGCATTATCCACAGGTCGTACATCAGGCATTCAGAAAAGAATATGATAAGATCAAATGGAGAAATAATGAAGCGGAGTTTAAAAAATGGTGTGATGGTGAAACCGGCTATCCTATTGTGGATGCAGGTATGCGTGAATTGAATACGACTGGTTTTATGCACAACAGGGTGCGTATGATCACGGCGAGTTTTTTATCAAAACATTTGCTGATAGATTGGAGATGGGGAGAAGCTTATTTTGCAGCGAAATTACTGGATTATGATCTGGCAGCTAATAATGGCAACTGGCAATGGGCGGCAGGATGTGGATGTGATGCAGCACCTTATTTCAGGGTGTTTAATCCTTCATTGCAAACAGAGCGATTTGATCCCGATTTGAAATATGTACGTAAGTGGGTGCCTGAGCTGGATGAGTTAACATATCCTACACCTATGGTCATTCATGAAGAGGCGAGAAAAAGAGCATTGGAAGTATATAAAAAAGCAGTCGCGAAAAGTTAA